The Coffea arabica cultivar ET-39 chromosome 4e, Coffea Arabica ET-39 HiFi, whole genome shotgun sequence genome includes a window with the following:
- the LOC113741849 gene encoding COBRA-like protein 2: MELSIKFNIGSLTELSCRISLLALLCVMSFSSTDAYDALDPSGNITIKWDIMSWTSDGYIATLSILNFQKYRHIEAPGWKLGWTWAKSEVIWSMLGGQTVEQGDCSKFKGDIPHCCKKKPTVVDLLPAAPYTQRMANCCRGGVLSSWVQDPANALSSFQLTVGQAGTSNKTVRAPKDFTLKTPGPGYTCGPTQFVKPSKFKTPDRRRVTQALMSWQVSCTYSQFLAQKTPTCCVSLSSFYSETIVNCPACTCGCQNKVPQPAAGTCVGSVSSYLASALAIPSKINSYTPVVHCTSHMCPIRVHWHVKQNYKEYWRVKITITNFNYKMNYTQWNLVVQHPNFNHLTETFSFNYKPIIPYGLINDTAMLWGIKYYNDWLMQAGPDGFVQSELLFRKGKSFTFDKGWAFPQRIYFNGDVCVMPPPDQYPNLPNGSSSGIASLLGLLKLPILSLLLIFFSAP, translated from the exons ATGGAGTTGTCCATAAAGTTCAATATAGGATCACTTACTGAGTTGAGCTGTCGCATTTCACTACTAGCTTTGCTTTGTGTTATGAGCTTTTCCTCAACAG ATGCATATGATGCTCTTGATCCCAGTGGCAATATTACAATCAAATGGGATATTATGAGCTGGACTTCAGATGGTTACATA GCCACTTTGAGCATTTTGAACTTCCAGAAGTATCGGCACATTGAAGCTCCAGGATGGAAATTAGGATGGACATGGGCTAAAAGTGAGGTAATATGGAGCATGTTGGGCGGTCAAACAGTAGAGCAAGGAGATTGTTCAAAATTCAAAGGCGACATTCCTCACTGTTGCAAGAAGAAACCCACAGTTGTTGATCTACTACCAGCAGCCCCATATACCCAGCGGATGGCAAACTGCTGCAGAGGTGGTGTTTTAAGCTCTTGGGTTCAGGACCCTGCCAATGCACTCTCCTCATTTCAACTCACGGTTGGTCAAGCTGGGACATCTAATAAAACGGTGAGAGCACCAAAGGACTTTACCCTGAAAACACCAGGCCCTGGATATACCTGCGGACCAACTCAATTTGTCAAACCAAGCAAATTCAAGACACCAGACAGGAGGAGGGTCACCCAAGCTTTGA TGTCATGGCAGGTAAGTTGCACATATTCACAATTCCTAGCCCAAAAGACTCCGACTTGCTGTGTCTCGCTCTCCTCCTTCTATAGTGAAACGATTGTCAACTGCCCTGCTTGCACTTGTGGTTGTCAAAACAAGGTACCTCAACCTGCAGCAGGAACCTGTGTTGG ATCGGTTTCTTCTTATCTGGCTTCAGCTCTTGCCATTCCGAGCAAGATCAATAGTTATACACCGGTTGTTCACTGCACTAGCCACATGTGTCCAATCCGAGTCCACTGGCATGTCAAGCAAAACTACAAAGAGTACTGGAGGGTGAAGATCAcaatcacaaatttcaattacaAAATGAATTATACACAGTGGAATCTTGTCGTTCAGCATCCCAATTTTAATCATCTTACCGAGACTTTCAGCTTTAATTATAAGCCAATAATACCTTACGGTTTGATAA ATGATACGGCAATGCTATGGGGAATCAAATACTACAACGACTGGCTTATGCAAGCTGGACCCGATGGATTTGTGCAATCAGAGCTTCTATTTAGGAAGGGCAAGTCTTTCACCTTCGACAAGGGATGGGCTTTCCCTCAGAGGATTTATTTTAATGGTGACGTCTGTGTGATGCCACCTCCAGATCAATATCCAAACCTGCCAAATGGTAGTAGTTCTGGAATAGCATCTTTGCTTGGCCTCCTGAAATTACCAATCCTGTCACTTTTACTCATATTTTTTAGTGCCCCCTAA
- the LOC113740891 gene encoding uncharacterized protein gives MEGQDSSDLRCRDLDLALHENEPPIPMDSSLSNEKAAYERWERSNHLNLKLIKSHNNQSIKGSIPDCDPVKAYMKAIDEQFVSSDKVLASSLMKKFARMTFDKSGSVREHIMEMKDIAAKLKSLKVEISVSFLVHFILNSLPLKYTLFKISYNTHKEEWSINELLIDTNSVDDEIRDNKFRIDGDCYRFGNG, from the coding sequence ATGGAAGGACAAGATTCTTCTGACTTAAGGTGTAGGGATCTTGATTTGGCACTTCATGAGAATGAACCACCCATTCCCATGGATTCTAGTTTGTCAAATGAAAAGGCTGCTTATGAGCGGTGGGAGCGATCTAATCACTTAAATTTGAAGCTCATTAAGTCACATAACAATCAAAGCATTAAGGGTTCAATCCCTGATTGTGACCCAGTCAAAGCTTACATGAAAGCAATTGATGAACAATTTGTAAGCTCTGACAAGGTTTTGGCTAGCAGTCTTATGAAGAAATTTGCACGCATGACATTTGACAAAAGTGGGAGTGTGCGTGAGCACATTATGGAAATGAAGGATATTGCTGCTAAACTAAAGTCCCTTAAAGTTGAGATTTCTGTGTCATTTCTTGTGCATTTCATTCTCAACTCTCTCCCATTGAAATATACTCTGTTTAAGATCTCTTATAACACACATAAAGAAGAATGGTCAATTAATGAACTCTTGATTGATACGAATTCCGTTGATGATGAAATTCGTGACAACAAATTCCGAATCGATGGCGATTGTTATAGGTTTGGAAATGGCTGA
- the LOC140005526 gene encoding secreted RxLR effector protein 161-like gives MDRILYASLVGSHMYAQVCTRPNIAFTVGMLGMYQNNPAKDHGKATKRVLRYLQGTKDYRLIYKQSDYLEVVGYSNSDFAGCVDSSKSTSEYIFLLTGEAVSWRSIKQTIVASSTTEAEFIACYETTSQGLWLKNFISGLQVVDLINRPLKIFNSAAVFFTKNNKSGSRNKHIDIKFLMVRDHVKKQEVIIGHINTKLMIVDPMTKGLSAKVFQDHAIHMGFNSSCYIISIFLIICV, from the coding sequence ATGGATAGGATTCTGTATGCTTCGCTTGTTGGAAGCCATATGTATGCTCAAGTCTGCACCAGACCTAATATTGCTTTCACAGTTGGAATGCTAGGTATGTATCAAAATAATCCTGCAAAGGATCACGGGAAAGCTACCAAAAGAGTTTTGAGATATTTGCAAGGGACCAAGGACTATAGACTTATATACAAACAATCTGACTATTTAGAAGTAGTTGGATATTCCAATTCGGATTTTGCTGGATGTGTGGACTCAAGCAAATCTACTTCAGAGTATATTTTCCTTCTTACTGGAGAAGCAGTATCTTGGAGAAGTATAAAACAAACAATTGTTGCATCATCCACAACAGAAGCAGAATTCATTGCATGCTATGAAACTACATCACAGGGTTTATGGTTGAAGAACTTCATATCAGGCCTACAAGTGGTAGATTTAATAAATAGACCATTGAAAATCTTCAACTCTGCTGCTGTGTTCTTTACTAAGAACAACAAGAGTGGAAGTCGAAACAAGCATATCGACATTAAGTTCTTAATGGTCAGAGATCATGTTAAAAAGCAGGAAGTAATCATTGGGCATATTAATACTAAATTAATGATTGTTGATCCTATGACTAAAGGATTATCGGCAAAAGTCTTTCAGGATCATGCAATTCATATGGGATTCAACAGCTCATGCTATATTATTTCTATTTTCTTGATCATTTGTGTCTAG